The following proteins are encoded in a genomic region of Brachypodium distachyon strain Bd21 chromosome 1, Brachypodium_distachyon_v3.0, whole genome shotgun sequence:
- the LOC100832226 gene encoding ER membrane protein complex subunit 7 homolog — protein sequence MSPPRVLLLLAVVATAACFGAAVADQPGSGEGYTIAGRVKIDAASGKGFGLPAKTSNTKVILNGGQKVTFARPDGYFAFHNVPAGTHLIEVSSLGYFFSPVRVDISARNPGHIQAALTENRRVLNELVLEPLKEEQYYEIREPFNVMSLLKSPMGLMVGFMVLMVFVMPKMMENIDPEEIKQAQEQMRNSPVPSFSGLLARANS from the exons atgagccccccccgcgtcctcctcctcctcgccgtcgtaGCGACGGCGGCGTGCTTCGGCGCCGCGGTGGCGGATCAGCCCGG ATCCGGCGAGGGGTACACGATCGCCGGCCGCGTCAAGATCGACG CTGCAAGCGGAAAGGGCTTTGGTCTTCCAGCCAAGACATCAAACACTAAAGTGATACTTAATGGTGGTCAGAAGGTTACATTTGCCAGGCCAGATGGCTACTTTGCTTT CCACAATGTGCCAGCCGGAACTCATCTGATTGAAGTCTCGTCACTTGGCTACTTTTTTTCACCA GTTCGAGTGGACATCAGTGCCAGGAATCCTGGGCATATTCAAGCAGCATTGACTGAAAACAGAAGAGTTCTAAATGAGCTCGTTTTGGAACCTCTGAAAGAAGAGCAGTACTATGAG ATAAGGGAACCTTTCAACGTAATGTCCCTTCTTAAGAGCCCCATGGGTTTAATGGTCGGTTTTATGGTCCTAATGGTTTTTGTTATGCCCAAGATGATGGAGAACATAG ATCCTGAGGAGATAAAGCAAGCTCAAGAACAGATGCGGAACTCACCTGTTCCATCCTTTTCTGGTTTACTAGCAAGAGCAAACAGCTAG
- the LOC100831930 gene encoding phosphoenolpyruvate phosphatase — translation MAGQKPQADKQAQSGVVEPPAASASSSPIRLLQAFASGGLLACLLASLRRRAIVCSTRSLRPSAEYPARGLPTAEVGHRHCSGMRCRGLVVLSLLTLHVLLCIVNGVFSGRTSSYVRTEFPSTDMPIDSEWFATPNGYNAPQQVHITQGDYDGKAVIISWVTVSEPGLSEVFYSKEENRYDQKAEGTSTSYTFYDYKSGYIHHCLVDGLEYNTKYYYKIGTGGSAREFWFQTPPAIDADASYTFGIIGDLGQTFNSLSTLQHYEKSEGQTVLFVGDLSYADRYEHNDGIRWDSWGRFVERSTAYQPWIWNSGNHEIEYRPDLGETSTFKPYLHRYKTPYLASNSSSQMWYAVRRASAHIIVLSSYSPFVKYTPQWMWLRSEFKRVDREKTPWLIVLMHAPMYNSNNAHYMEGESMRAAFEKWFVKYKVDLVFAGHVHAYERSYRISNVNYNITSGSRYPVPDKSAPVYITVGDGGNQEGLASRFNDPQPDYSAFREASYGHSILQLKNRTHAVYQWHRNDDGKHVPADNVVFHNQYWANNTRRRRLKKNHFRFDSIDNLISML, via the exons ATGGCTGGTCAGAAACCACAAGCAGACAAACAAGCCCAGTCCGGTGTCGTGGAGCCGCCAGCggcctctgcttcttcttccccgatcCGTCTCCTTCAGGCCTTCGCCTCAGGcggcttgcttgcttgcttgctcgcCTCTCTTCGCCGCCGTGCCATCGTCTGCTCCACGCGATCTCTCCGCCCCTCCGCCGAATACCCGGCGCGCGGCCTTCCCACT GCTGAGGTGGGGCATCGCCATTGTTCTGGAATGAGGTGTCGGGGCTTGGTGGTGCTATCATTACTCACGTTACACGTTCTGTTGTGCATTGTTAATGGCGTCTTCTCTGGCCGCACGAGCTCTTATGTGCGCACGGAATTCCCGTCCACAGATATGCCTATAGACAGTGAGTGGTTTGCAACTCCAAATGGCTACAATGCTCCACAGCAG GTTCATATCACACAAGGCGACTATGATGGAAAAGCTGTTATAATATCATGGGTCACTGTATCAGAACCTGGGCTAAGTGAAGTGTTTTACAGTAAAGAAGAGAACCGCTATGATCAGAAAGCAGAAGGAACATCAACAAGTTATACATTTTACGATTATAAATCTGGATACATACATCATTGCCTTGTTGATGGCCTTGAG TATAACACTAAATATTATTACAAGATTGGAACGGGAGGTTCAGCTCGAGAATTTTGGTTTCAAACACCTCCAGCAATCGATGCTGACGCATCCTACACGTTTGGCATCATAG GTGATCTGGGGCAAACATTCAATTCTCTCTCAACTCTACAACATTATGAAAAAAGTGAAGGACAAACTGTTCTATTTGTTGGGGACTTGTCATATGCTGATAGGTATGAACATAATGATGGAATTCGGTGGGATTCTTGGGGTCGATTTGTTGAACGTAGTACTGCATATCAACCATGGATATGGAATTCTGGGAACCATGAGATAGAATACAGGCCTGATCTG GGAGAAACCTCTACATTTAAGCCATATCTGCACAGATATAAAACACCATACTTGGCATCAAATAGCAGCTCCCAAATGTGGTATGCAGTCAGGCGGGCATCTGCTCATATTATCGTCCTCTCTAGCTATTCTCCATTCG TAAAATACACTCCCCAATGGATGTGGCTGAGGAGTGAATTCAAGCGTGTGGACAGGGAGAAGACACCTTGGCTTATTGTTCTCATGCATGCTCCCATGTACAACAGCAACAATGCACATTATATGGAGGGAGAGAGTATGAGGGCTGCTTTCGAGAAATGGTTTGTGAAGTACAAAGTCGACTTGGTATTTGCAGGGCATGTTCATGCTTATGAGAGATCG TATCGTATATCTAATGTCAACTACAACATAACATCGGGGAGTCGATATCCAGTGCCAGACAAATCTGCTCCTGTGTACATAACAGTTGGTGATGGGGGCAACCAGGAAGGACTTGCCTCAAG GTTTAATGATCCACAGCCAGATTACTCTGCCTTCAGGGAGGCCAGCTATGGCCATTCGATTTTGCAGCTGAAGAATAGGACTCATGCTGTCTACCAGTGGCACAGAAATGATGACGGGAAGCATGTACCCGCAGACAACGTGGTGTTCCATAACCAATACTG